A stretch of DNA from Phycisphaerae bacterium:
AGCGTTTTACAGGCTTCCAGACGGCAGCACAGTTAAGCGCCGTGATTGAGCGACATCTCAATAACTAGTGACGAATGGAGATCTCGGGGCCCACGCCAGCGTCGTGCGGTTTTGGAGGGGTCGAAGATGCGGCAGTTGTTGTTCGGCATTGTCCTCATCATCGTCGGCTGCGGAGTGCTTCCAGCCCTTTCCCCGCCACCCGCCCACATGACGCCCGTCGTCGGGGGCATCAGTAATACCCGGCCCTTCCTCGGCAACTTCAAGATCGCCGGCGCGGACGCCTCCTCCGGCACCTTTCTCCTCGCCAGTTGCGGCTGTGGCGATTGGCGCGCCCTTTTCAAGCCCGACGACGGCTCCCCGCAGACCCAGATGGTCGTGCTGTTCTACTCAAACGGCGCCTATACCCCTACCGGCGAGATCACGGTCTATGGGCACGACGAAGCGACCGGCAGGATCGTCAGCGGCAGCGCTGATCAAGACACCGGCCTGTTCATCGGGAAGTCGCAAACGACGGTAACGTTGGAAGACATCGCCGCCCAACGCGGCGATGCGCATGACCTCTCGGTCGTCGCGTGCGGGATGTGCCATATCGGCGACGACGCGATTTACCCCCTCCCGCCGTACCACCCCGATAAATATAAGACCAATCCGTTGGTCTGCCTTGAATGTCATTCCGTTGACGGACAGTAGCGAATTTGGAAGTCCGGATAGCTCAGCGGTGCCATTTTTTTTACATTCGGCCCCTTCGATTCTCAGTCGTTGGCGTGCCGGTCCGGGAAGTAAAAGCGGATTTTTCCGCACCTCTTGCGTGAGAATCCGCAACCCTGGTGCACAAATCCGCAACTTCTTTCTCGAACACCCAAATAAAATAGCGGAAAAAAGCCCCATCGGCCCGCCAGAGCATCGATAATCACATATCCCCTAAAAGATGCCCGAGCTGCGGACCTTCGTTGGCACGGAAATTGCCTATGTGGATTATTAGAGAGGTTGTGCGGCGGGTGCGCTTCCCCGAATTGGCCGGTGGCGCTCTGCATCTCCTCTCTCCGGCCCGAACACTTTCGGCGCCATCGGTTTCCGTACCCGTCGCACTCATCATCTGACGGCCGGCCTTGCCGAGGAACCCTTTCCTCAAATGGTGAGGCCGGCTTCGTTTTTACCGGAAACGACGAGTCCTCTCAGTGACGAGTGCGTCAACCGAAATTGACCGCCTACTCCGCCATCAGGGCCAAGACGGCGTCCATCTCCCGCTGACTCACGTCGAGGAGTTGCAGCGCATAGTTCTTGTTGTGAATGCCGTTGCCGCTCTGGACGAACTGCAGGTTGGCCCGGGCGGCTTCGATTTTCTTAACGGAATCGGGGGCGAGGGGCCGACCGGCGGCGCGGCGTTCCTTTTCCAGCGTCTCGGCCCGGACGACGGAGGATTCCAGTTCCTTGACCGATGCCTGAATCTCACTCATCCACTGGTCGAAGAGCTTGCGATAATCGTCGCCGTGGCAGGCGAGGCAGGTGTTCTGCGTGGCCTTTACCAGCGGGTCGCCTTTGAAGTCGGTGCCGGACTGCGTATGGCAAGCGCGGCAGTTGAGGCGCGAGCCGAACATGGCGTTGGGCATGGCGACAGAGACGCCATGACCGCCCGTGCCCATGAGCAGGTCGACCTGCTCGCGATGGTGGTTCGGGTGACAGTGCTGGCAGTCCTGAAGGACGGGTTGGAGGAAGCCGGAAGACATGCCGACGTGCTGGGCGTCGACCAGCCGATGTTCGATGGTGCGGTGGCAGTCGGGACAACGGGCCCGCTGCATGGCGATATGGACACGATGGTATTCCTCGACGACTTGCGTATCGCGATTCGCGAAGTTCGCGAGGTAGCGATCCTGATCGTGACAACTTGCGCAGTCGCGCGCGGTCACCGTCGTTGAGCCGGAGACGACGTCGAAGTGGCAACTGGCGCATTCGATCTTGCGGTCGATGATGTCCTGGTGGTCCATGAGCGTGGCGGCGCCCGTGGGAGTCGCATGGGTTTCGGTCAGACCGTGGATGGCGATTTTTCTTGCGGGCGGTTCGTGGCAACGGAGGCATTCAGCGGTATCGCGGTTGAACTCCTGGTTCGTAAAGTGGCAGACAAAACAGGTCTGCTGGTCCACCGCGAAGTGGTTGGCGCCTTTGGCGTCAAAGGTGTGACAGGCGGAGCAGTTGATCCCTTCGAGTTGTGCCAGGCGGAGCCGGATGTGCTCCAGGCGGAGCAGCTCGAGGGCGTCTTTGGCGTAGTTGGAGAGTCCGAGCTTGTCCATCAGGGCGACCATGGCGGCGTCGCGATCGGCAGCCGGCTGGATCGAGCGGCTGGCGGCCTGCACTTGGGTGAAGGCTTCGGCGGGCATCATGCTTTTCAGTCGAGAACTTATCTCGCTCAGGGCCGCGTCGGTTTCCTTCTGGCGATCCGCGACTTGCAGGTGCTTGGCATGGACGAAGCGGACGGTCGGGGTGCGCTGCACCTCGGTTTCGAACCCGGCGATGATCCGTTTTTCCTTGCGAGGCTCGCCGATGAGCAGGGATTTGTTGATATGCTCGCCGTCGCCATGGCACTTGGAAAGCAGGCAACTGGCGTCGTTGACGTGGGCCCGCGGCCGGCTGGCGCCCGCGCGACCGCTGAAGTAACTGGCGAGCTGGGAGAGGCCCTTGAACTTGGCCATGACGGTATGTTGTTCGCCCGGGGCGTAATGGCACTCGACGCACCAGACGTCGAGCTTCGCGCCATGCTTGTCCTTGGCCCAGGTTTCGTAGTACGGATCCATGATGTGGCAGGAGCCGCAGAAGTCGGGGCGGGAGGTGTAGTATTCGGCCCCGCCGACCGACATGGCCATGGCCACGAGGAGCAGGGAGAGCAACAATCCGATGAGACGAAGAAGCGAGCGTTTTCGGCGGGGCTTGGTTTCAGGATCGGTAGCGTGCGGCGCGGGCGGCGTTGCATCGGGAGGGGGCTCAGGGGTCATGAAGGCTCCTTGATCAGGTACCGGGTGTGGACGAATACCGGCCTGGGACCCGCCTTCCAGCAAAACCCATGCCAGGGGCGGTTGGACATTCCCACGATTGTCCATCGGCGCGCATCTCCTGCAATGTATAATCCCGAATCGAATCTCGCCCAGGGTTCTGGCTGCAAAGTGACGAAGAGAAGCCTACAAGAGCGATCCGGTTGGATTGTGACAACAATCGGCCGGCTTTTTTTTGTTGCGACCGTTCTCTCCGCGGCCGTTCCGTGGCCGGTGGCCGCCGCCCCCTTCACTGGAACCGTGACCGCTACGTTTTCGCAGGTCGGCGAGCCGACGATGCAGTTGCCGACCGACGTCGCCGCAGGACGGGACGGACGCGTGTATGTGGCCGACGGGGTCAACGAGCGCGTCGTGATCTTCGATGCGGATGGGCGGATGATCGAGACTGTCCGGGCGATCGGCGACGCGCAGCTGGTCAATCCAACCGGCCTCGCGGTTGATGCCGAGGGGAAGCTCTTTGTCTGCGATTCCGGGCTGCGAGAGGTGGTCGTGCGCGGCGCTGATGGACAACTCGTCAGAACCTTGGCACTGCCCGCCGGGGCTGACGAGCATGCGCCGGACCCGACGGATGTGGCGGTGGAGGCCGAGGGAGGCGGGGCGTGGGTCGTGGACAACGATAACCACCGTCTGGTACGGATTGATCTGGCGACAGGGGCACAGACAGTGATGGGGCGGTATGGGGAGTCGGTCGGTCAACTCCACCATCCCTTCATGATTGCGATGAGCGGCGAGGGGGATGCGTTTGTCAGCGACGTGATCAATTCGCGCGTGGCCGTGTTTACGAAGAACGCTGCGCCGTCGCAGTCGGTCGGCGCCTATGGAGTTGAACTTGGGCAGCTCTATCGACCGAAGGGAGTGGCTTGCGATTCCAAGGGGGATGTGTGGGTATCCGACAGCGTGCTCGGGGTAGTGCAGGTCTTTTCGAATAGCGGGTCGCCGCGCGACGTACTGCGGGACTCCGCGGGCAAACCGCTGCGGTTCGCGTCGCCGATGGGACTGGATTTTGATGCGGACGACCGGTTGTACGTGACCGAATTGGGCGCGAATCGTGCGGTGCAAGTGACGATTCAGCGCGGGCCGCCGCGACCGGCAGTCGAGGCGCGGAAGGCGCAGATCGTGGGCGGGCAGGCGCGGTCGTGCACGGTATGTCATATCGAGTGGATCGAGCCATTTTCCAGGGGATTGCCGACGGAGATCGGGGAACCGCCGCCATCGACAACCGAGCTTCCGTCAGTCAGCCGGAGCGAGATGTGTTTGTCGTGTCACGACGCGTCGGTCGTCGATTCGCGGCGGCGGGTTTGGCTGGAGCACGGGCATCAGACGGGAA
This window harbors:
- a CDS encoding NapC/NirT family cytochrome c, whose product is MTPEPPPDATPPAPHATDPETKPRRKRSLLRLIGLLLSLLLVAMAMSVGGAEYYTSRPDFCGSCHIMDPYYETWAKDKHGAKLDVWCVECHYAPGEQHTVMAKFKGLSQLASYFSGRAGASRPRAHVNDASCLLSKCHGDGEHINKSLLIGEPRKEKRIIAGFETEVQRTPTVRFVHAKHLQVADRQKETDAALSEISSRLKSMMPAEAFTQVQAASRSIQPAADRDAAMVALMDKLGLSNYAKDALELLRLEHIRLRLAQLEGINCSACHTFDAKGANHFAVDQQTCFVCHFTNQEFNRDTAECLRCHEPPARKIAIHGLTETHATPTGAATLMDHQDIIDRKIECASCHFDVVSGSTTVTARDCASCHDQDRYLANFANRDTQVVEEYHRVHIAMQRARCPDCHRTIEHRLVDAQHVGMSSGFLQPVLQDCQHCHPNHHREQVDLLMGTGGHGVSVAMPNAMFGSRLNCRACHTQSGTDFKGDPLVKATQNTCLACHGDDYRKLFDQWMSEIQASVKELESSVVRAETLEKERRAAGRPLAPDSVKKIEAARANLQFVQSGNGIHNKNYALQLLDVSQREMDAVLALMAE